One genomic region from Anabaena sp. PCC 7108 encodes:
- a CDS encoding ATP-dependent Clp protease ATP-binding subunit — MFEHFTSEAIRVIMLAQEEARRLGHNFVGTEQILLGLMGEGTGVAAKVLAELGVNLKDARREVEKIIGRGSGFVPPEIPFTPKVKSLFEQSFREAHSLGHNYINTEHLLLGLTEAGEGVAAKVLQNLGVDLQAVRSAVISRLGEDVTVFAGGGSSSKRTQNLTIEEFGRNLTKLAQEGKLDPVVGRQKEIERTVQILGRRTKNNPVLIGEPGVGKTAIAEGLAQRIINQDVPEVLLNKQVISLDMGSVVAGTRFRGDFEERLKKIMEEVRTEGNIILVIDEIHTLVGAGGTEGGLDAANILKPALARGELQCIGATTLDEYRQHIERDAALERRFQPILVGEPSIEETIQILYGLRGAYEQHHKVHISDAAIVAAAELSDRYISDRFLPDKAIDLIDEAGSRVRLRNSRTSTDKELKRELVGVTKAKEEAVRLQNFDKAGKLRDQEVEIQGRLYTEATQQNAKAPIVDEEDIAQIVASWTGVPVNKLTESESELLLHLEDTLHKRLIGQEQAVTSVSRAIRRARVGLKNPNRPIASFIFSGPTGVGKTELAKSLAAYFFGAEEAMIRLDMSEYMESHNVSKLIGSPPGYVGYDEGGQLTEAVRRKPYTVVLFDEIEKAHPDVFNMLLQLLDDGHLTDAKGRKVDFKNTLIILTSNIGSKVIEKGGSSLGFEFDNQPDASYHRIRNLVNEELKAYFRPEFLNRLDDIIVFTQLNKAEVKEIAEIMLLDVASRLTERRIKLEVTESFKDRVVTEGYDPSYGARPLRRAIMRLLEDSLAEALLAGQIGEGDTAIVDIDDDGQVVVRKTETRELLTVS, encoded by the coding sequence ATGTTTGAACACTTCACTTCCGAAGCCATTAGGGTAATTATGTTAGCTCAGGAGGAAGCACGCCGTCTGGGACACAACTTTGTAGGAACAGAGCAAATTCTCCTGGGTTTGATGGGAGAAGGAACTGGGGTTGCTGCTAAAGTGCTGGCTGAGTTAGGCGTTAACCTCAAAGATGCACGTCGAGAAGTAGAAAAAATAATTGGCCGGGGTTCTGGTTTTGTGCCACCAGAAATTCCGTTTACACCTAAGGTAAAAAGCCTATTCGAGCAATCATTTAGAGAAGCTCATAGTCTTGGACACAACTACATAAACACTGAACACTTATTGTTAGGTTTAACTGAGGCTGGGGAAGGAGTTGCTGCCAAAGTACTACAAAATCTAGGAGTTGATTTACAAGCTGTGCGCTCGGCTGTAATTAGCCGTTTAGGTGAAGATGTGACTGTTTTTGCGGGCGGTGGAAGTAGTTCTAAGCGTACCCAAAACTTAACCATAGAAGAGTTTGGCAGAAATCTCACCAAACTGGCTCAGGAAGGCAAGCTTGACCCTGTAGTAGGTCGTCAAAAAGAAATTGAACGAACTGTCCAAATTCTTGGTCGCCGAACCAAAAATAACCCAGTCTTGATTGGGGAACCAGGAGTTGGTAAAACTGCGATCGCAGAAGGTCTAGCTCAACGTATCATCAACCAAGATGTACCTGAAGTTTTGCTCAATAAGCAAGTTATCAGTTTGGATATGGGTTCTGTAGTTGCGGGAACCCGCTTTCGTGGAGATTTTGAGGAACGTCTCAAAAAAATCATGGAGGAAGTTCGCACAGAAGGCAATATTATCCTCGTCATAGACGAAATTCACACCTTAGTTGGTGCGGGTGGTACAGAAGGTGGTTTAGATGCAGCAAACATCCTCAAACCAGCTTTAGCAAGAGGTGAACTCCAATGTATCGGCGCAACCACTTTGGATGAATACCGTCAACACATCGAACGAGATGCAGCTTTAGAGCGTCGTTTTCAACCAATTTTAGTCGGAGAACCATCCATAGAAGAAACTATCCAAATCCTCTACGGTTTGCGTGGAGCTTATGAACAGCACCATAAAGTACATATTTCTGATGCTGCGATAGTAGCTGCGGCTGAGTTGTCAGATCGTTATATTAGCGATCGCTTCTTACCAGATAAAGCCATAGACTTAATTGATGAAGCAGGTTCTCGCGTGCGCTTGCGTAACTCACGCACCTCCACTGACAAGGAACTTAAACGTGAATTAGTTGGTGTCACCAAAGCCAAAGAAGAAGCAGTCAGACTTCAGAACTTTGATAAGGCTGGTAAACTGCGTGACCAAGAAGTCGAAATTCAAGGTAGACTCTACACCGAAGCAACCCAGCAAAACGCTAAAGCCCCCATTGTTGACGAAGAAGACATCGCCCAAATCGTTGCTTCTTGGACTGGCGTACCAGTTAACAAACTGACAGAATCAGAATCAGAGTTACTGTTGCACCTAGAAGATACCCTGCATAAAAGGCTCATCGGTCAAGAACAAGCCGTCACCTCTGTTTCTCGCGCTATCCGTCGCGCCCGTGTTGGCTTAAAGAATCCCAACCGACCCATAGCTAGTTTTATCTTCTCTGGACCAACAGGTGTTGGTAAAACCGAATTAGCAAAATCATTAGCAGCTTACTTCTTCGGTGCTGAAGAGGCGATGATTCGCTTAGATATGTCCGAATACATGGAAAGCCACAACGTCTCTAAGTTGATTGGTTCACCTCCTGGTTACGTTGGCTACGATGAAGGCGGACAACTGACCGAAGCAGTGCGACGCAAACCATACACAGTGGTTCTATTCGACGAAATCGAAAAAGCACACCCTGATGTATTTAATATGCTGTTGCAGCTTTTGGATGACGGACACCTCACCGACGCAAAAGGTCGGAAAGTGGACTTCAAAAATACCCTGATTATCTTGACTTCTAATATTGGTTCCAAGGTAATTGAAAAAGGTGGTAGCAGTTTAGGTTTCGAGTTCGATAACCAACCTGATGCTAGTTATCATCGTATCCGCAACTTAGTCAACGAAGAACTAAAAGCTTACTTCCGTCCAGAATTTCTCAACCGCCTCGATGATATTATCGTCTTCACTCAACTGAACAAAGCTGAAGTCAAGGAAATTGCTGAAATCATGCTACTTGATGTTGCTAGTCGCTTGACAGAAAGAAGAATTAAACTCGAAGTCACCGAAAGCTTCAAAGACAGGGTAGTAACCGAAGGCTACGACCCCAGTTATGGCGCTAGACCGTTACGCCGAGCAATCATGCGCCTGTTGGAGGATTCTCTGGCTGAAGCACTCCTCGCTGGTCAAATTGGCGAGGGAGACACTGCTATTGTTGATATTGATGATGATGGTCAGGTGGTAGTTAGAAAAACAGAAACACGCGAATTATTGACTGTGAGCTAA
- a CDS encoding DUF3288 family protein has protein sequence MTEPSPSKDQQHPLYNRDRPFIDILLSQEATDYNLSELARLKIRYQGFPGARDIHKDLDKVLQRWGLTEAELLEKTRQLHAVGGIYQSRGKKEEQDWN, from the coding sequence ATGACAGAACCCTCACCAAGTAAAGACCAACAACATCCCCTATACAATCGAGATCGCCCCTTTATTGATATTTTACTCTCTCAAGAGGCAACGGATTACAATTTGTCCGAATTAGCTAGGCTAAAAATTCGTTATCAAGGCTTTCCAGGCGCACGGGACATCCATAAAGACCTAGATAAAGTTTTGCAACGCTGGGGTTTAACGGAAGCTGAACTTCTGGAAAAAACTCGTCAGTTGCACGCAGTGGGCGGAATTTATCAAAGTCGTGGCAAAAAAGAAGAGCAAGACTGGAATTAG
- a CDS encoding MlaD family protein produces MQDLINSFTSKRTLREGSVGLLVLLGLGAFGVILLWLNRINPGRSSYKAMVEFVNAGGMQKGAPVRYRGVKVGSISNIKTLVNSVEVEIEIGDPNLLIPYNSSIEANQSGLISESIIDITPKTKLPTETDISKPLDKDCNASLIICNGASNLKGTIGISVDELIRQSSDFASLYGNEKFYKNVDRLLVTSADAASSVANLSRELQTVSKSFKGQISTFSDTAATVQKATNQLTETSTKTANQLGTTANDFSVTAKQAGRLLNNLDELLTTNRSSLVGALNSITQTSNQLRQTVSSLSPAVNRLTEGELLKNLELLSANAAEASANLKDASKNLNDPKNIVLLQQTLDSARVTFENTQKITSDLDELTGDPKFRQNLLQLVNGLSKLVSSTQDIQQQAKVAVTLNSLKTSLNQPEALTPTLKAFVDKPQVITPIPTPKVIIERPKLVTPTPTPKVIMESPKLVSPTPTQKEIIESPKVLTPTPELPELVTPTPTQKEVIESPQVIIPALPSQEMEQEEGETRR; encoded by the coding sequence ATGCAGGATCTAATTAACAGCTTCACGTCTAAACGAACATTAAGAGAAGGCTCAGTGGGATTGCTAGTCCTACTTGGTTTAGGAGCGTTTGGGGTAATTCTGCTGTGGTTGAATAGAATCAATCCTGGACGCAGTTCTTATAAAGCTATGGTCGAATTTGTTAACGCTGGGGGAATGCAAAAGGGCGCACCAGTTCGTTATCGTGGTGTAAAAGTGGGTAGTATTTCTAACATTAAAACCCTAGTAAACTCCGTCGAAGTAGAAATTGAAATTGGTGATCCTAACTTGCTGATTCCATATAACTCATCGATTGAGGCAAATCAAAGCGGGTTAATTAGCGAAAGTATTATTGATATCACACCAAAAACCAAATTACCGACTGAAACAGATATTTCTAAACCTTTAGACAAAGATTGTAATGCCAGCTTAATTATTTGCAATGGTGCTAGTAATTTAAAAGGAACAATTGGTATCAGCGTCGATGAACTGATTCGCCAATCATCTGACTTTGCTTCTCTATACGGTAATGAAAAATTTTATAAAAACGTTGATCGACTTTTAGTCACTTCTGCTGATGCTGCTTCTAGTGTCGCTAACTTAAGTCGAGAACTGCAAACTGTCAGCAAAAGCTTTAAAGGGCAAATAAGTACATTTTCTGATACTGCGGCAACAGTCCAAAAAGCAACGAATCAACTGACAGAAACTAGCACGAAAACAGCCAATCAACTAGGTACAACAGCTAACGACTTTAGTGTAACGGCCAAACAAGCAGGTCGTTTACTAAATAACTTAGATGAGTTATTAACAACAAACCGTTCTTCCCTAGTTGGTGCTTTAAACAGCATTACCCAAACCAGCAACCAATTACGTCAGACAGTTAGCAGTTTATCTCCTGCGGTTAATCGTCTCACCGAAGGGGAATTATTGAAAAATTTAGAACTTTTATCTGCTAACGCCGCCGAAGCTTCCGCTAATTTAAAAGATGCTTCCAAAAATTTAAATGATCCTAAAAATATCGTTCTTTTACAACAAACCCTAGACTCAGCCAGGGTGACATTTGAAAATACACAAAAAATTACATCTGATTTAGATGAATTAACGGGAGATCCCAAATTCCGACAAAATCTTTTGCAACTTGTCAATGGTTTAAGTAAATTAGTTTCTTCAACACAAGATATACAGCAACAAGCAAAAGTAGCTGTTACCTTAAACTCTCTCAAAACGTCTTTGAATCAACCAGAAGCCTTAACCCCAACCCTGAAAGCCTTTGTCGATAAACCCCAAGTTATAACTCCCATTCCAACCCCGAAAGTAATTATAGAGCGACCCAAATTGGTCACTCCCACACCAACCCCGAAAGTAATTATGGAGTCACCCAAATTGGTCAGTCCCACACCAACCCAGAAGGAAATTATAGAGTCACCTAAAGTCCTAACTCCCACACCAGAGTTACCCGAATTGGTCACTCCCACACCAACCCAGAAGGAAGTTATAGAGTCACCTCAAGTTATAATTCCTGCACTACCTTCCCAGGAAATGGAGCAGGAAGAAGGAGAGACGCGGAGATAG
- a CDS encoding ATP-binding cassette domain-containing protein has translation MTNDKLLINKALIQLKGISKSFGTNKVLDNVDLTIERGEALAIIGPSGTGKSTILRIIAGLLQPDEGEIYIQGVQRDGLIEDGADAVGIGMVFQQAALFDSLTVEENVGFSLYQNSKLERSRIHQLVNDKLDMVGLPGIGHLYPSELSGGMRKRVSFARAIMSNPDHPAESSEVLLYDEPTAGLDPIASTVIEDLIRNLQRTQGVCSTYAIVTHQESTIRRTADKLVFLYQGKVQWQGKVSEIDHTEHPLIRQFMSGSIDGPIQMVG, from the coding sequence ATGACCAATGACAAATTACTAATAAATAAAGCATTAATTCAACTAAAAGGTATTTCTAAATCTTTTGGGACAAATAAGGTTTTAGATAATGTCGATTTGACAATTGAACGAGGGGAAGCACTAGCAATTATTGGACCTTCTGGAACTGGAAAATCGACGATTCTTAGAATAATAGCAGGTTTATTACAGCCCGATGAGGGAGAAATTTATATCCAAGGAGTACAGCGAGATGGGTTAATTGAAGATGGTGCTGATGCTGTGGGAATTGGGATGGTATTTCAACAAGCCGCATTATTTGATTCGTTGACAGTAGAAGAAAACGTGGGATTTTCATTGTACCAAAATTCCAAATTAGAGCGATCGCGTATTCACCAACTAGTAAACGATAAATTAGATATGGTGGGTTTACCAGGAATTGGTCATCTTTATCCCTCAGAACTTTCTGGAGGGATGCGAAAACGAGTAAGTTTTGCTCGTGCAATTATGTCTAATCCCGATCATCCCGCAGAAAGTTCAGAAGTTTTATTGTACGATGAACCCACAGCCGGACTTGATCCCATCGCCTCAACGGTAATTGAGGATTTAATCCGTAATTTACAACGTACACAAGGTGTCTGTAGCACTTATGCTATTGTTACGCACCAAGAAAGTACTATTCGGCGCACAGCTGACAAATTAGTATTTCTCTATCAAGGTAAAGTGCAATGGCAAGGTAAAGTAAGTGAAATAGATCATACTGAGCATCCTTTAATCAGACAGTTTATGAGTGGGAGTATAGATGGACCGATTCAAATGGTCGGTTAA
- a CDS encoding NAD(P)/FAD-dependent oxidoreductase — protein sequence MQNIDILVIGSGIGGLCAAGLLARYGKRVIVCESHTIPGGAAHSFKRRGFEFDSGPSFYCGLNESQSLNPLKQVLDVLGESLQVIPYDPLGHYHFPEGTFAVYSNEELYRQELKKITPQGAKEFEQFEQRLLGLYDAMKGIPTLALRADWQVIPLLLQRYLPDLGKMLLNLPIVQTSVGNVMDTTIKDPWVRRLIDLECFLLSGLKAEGTIAPEVAFMLGERSRAGVEYPLGGSKAIVDALVRGLQRWGGELRLGCHVEQILVEEGKAVGVKLRSGEILKAPIVISNATVWDTYNHLLHPEDLPASYRQAALDTPAVASFMHLHLGIKAERLENLTGHHVVVHDSHQDITVAGNTCMISIPSVWDASLAPAGHHVVHAYTLEPYEGWERNDDYENQKREKALSLYRALERIIPDIRERVVLELIGTPLTHAHYLRRYQGTYGLAIAAGKGMFPGTHTPIKGLYRVGDSTLPGIGVPAVAASGILCANTLVSVSQMLELLL from the coding sequence ATGCAAAATATTGATATTTTAGTAATTGGTAGCGGTATCGGTGGCTTATGTGCGGCTGGATTATTGGCTCGTTATGGAAAACGGGTAATTGTCTGTGAAAGTCACACGATTCCCGGAGGTGCAGCCCACAGCTTTAAAAGACGAGGTTTTGAGTTTGATTCTGGCCCCTCTTTTTATTGTGGTCTTAACGAATCCCAGAGTTTAAATCCCCTTAAACAAGTTCTGGATGTTCTTGGTGAATCTCTCCAAGTTATACCTTATGATCCTTTAGGACATTATCACTTTCCTGAAGGCACTTTTGCAGTTTATAGCAATGAGGAACTTTACCGTCAAGAGTTGAAAAAAATCACGCCTCAAGGTGCTAAAGAATTTGAGCAGTTTGAACAACGTCTGCTAGGGCTTTACGACGCAATGAAAGGTATTCCCACCCTAGCACTGAGGGCTGATTGGCAAGTTATACCACTATTGCTACAGCGTTATTTACCAGATTTGGGGAAAATGTTGTTAAATTTGCCAATTGTGCAAACTTCTGTTGGTAATGTGATGGATACTACTATCAAAGACCCTTGGGTAAGGCGACTAATTGACCTAGAATGCTTTCTTTTATCTGGTTTAAAGGCAGAAGGCACAATTGCCCCAGAGGTAGCTTTTATGTTAGGTGAACGTTCCCGTGCTGGGGTTGAGTATCCTTTAGGAGGCAGTAAAGCAATTGTCGATGCTTTGGTGCGAGGTTTGCAACGTTGGGGTGGTGAGTTGCGCTTGGGGTGTCATGTTGAGCAAATTTTGGTGGAAGAAGGAAAAGCGGTTGGTGTGAAGTTGCGAAGCGGTGAGATTTTGAAAGCACCAATAGTAATTTCTAATGCCACAGTTTGGGATACTTACAATCACCTGTTACATCCCGAAGATTTACCCGCAAGTTATCGTCAAGCTGCTTTAGATACACCAGCCGTTGCAAGCTTTATGCATTTACACTTAGGTATCAAGGCGGAAAGGTTGGAGAATTTAACAGGACATCATGTGGTGGTTCATGATTCCCATCAAGATATTACTGTTGCTGGGAATACTTGCATGATTTCTATTCCCAGTGTGTGGGATGCTTCTTTAGCACCAGCAGGACATCATGTGGTTCATGCTTATACCTTGGAACCTTATGAGGGTTGGGAACGCAATGATGATTATGAAAACCAGAAACGAGAAAAAGCCCTATCTTTATACCGCGCCTTGGAGCGAATTATCCCGGATATTCGTGAGCGTGTGGTATTGGAATTGATTGGTACACCTTTAACTCATGCTCATTATTTGCGACGCTATCAGGGAACCTATGGACTAGCTATTGCTGCGGGTAAGGGGATGTTTCCTGGAACACATACGCCAATCAAGGGTTTATATCGGGTGGGTGATAGTACTTTACCAGGAATCGGTGTTCCTGCGGTGGCTGCGTCGGGGATTTTGTGTGCGAATACTTTGGTGAGTGTGTCGCAGATGTTGGAGTTACTTCTGTAA
- a CDS encoding iron ABC transporter permease gives MQTIFLKHRLFWAILLLVSALVITLLVSLSQGAVPLNLSEFYQAILRQGDPIKQTILWDLRLPRIVAALIVGAALGMSGALLQGMLRNSLADPFILGISAGAGLIVIIMIVLQVFPIAIPLAAWLGAILTSAIVIFLGRAGGGISVERLILGGVAVSALFGSVQSTLLLMAEDGQVQIALSWLVGSLNGRGWTEISTASPYIIVALLCGCLLARSLNVLALGDDLTVGLGVSLMRSRLLIGGIATLLAAGAVSIGGLIGFVGLVVPHGVRLIVGTDNRFVLPLSALAGAWLLMFADLLSRLGAVELPVGSVTALLGSPLFIWLLYRRSGDINKS, from the coding sequence ATGCAGACAATTTTCCTAAAACATCGCCTATTTTGGGCAATTTTACTTCTAGTTAGCGCCTTGGTAATAACGTTATTAGTTTCCCTTTCTCAAGGTGCGGTTCCTTTGAATTTATCGGAATTTTACCAAGCAATTCTACGCCAAGGCGACCCCATTAAGCAAACTATTCTTTGGGATTTACGGCTACCTCGCATTGTGGCGGCGTTAATTGTGGGTGCAGCTTTAGGAATGTCTGGCGCACTTTTACAAGGAATGTTACGTAATAGTTTGGCTGACCCTTTTATCTTGGGAATTTCTGCTGGTGCTGGGTTAATTGTCATTATTATGATTGTTTTGCAAGTTTTCCCCATAGCGATTCCTTTAGCAGCTTGGTTGGGGGCAATTTTGACCTCGGCTATAGTTATTTTCCTCGGTCGTGCAGGTGGGGGAATTTCGGTGGAAAGATTGATTTTAGGAGGGGTTGCTGTTAGTGCTTTGTTTGGTTCTGTACAAAGTACATTGTTATTAATGGCGGAAGATGGACAGGTGCAAATTGCGTTAAGTTGGTTGGTGGGAAGTTTAAATGGTCGGGGTTGGACAGAAATTTCTACAGCTAGTCCTTATATTATTGTGGCTTTATTGTGCGGATGTTTGTTGGCGCGATCGCTCAATGTCTTGGCTTTGGGTGATGATTTGACTGTAGGATTGGGGGTTTCGTTAATGCGATCGCGTTTATTAATTGGTGGTATTGCTACTTTATTAGCCGCAGGTGCTGTTAGTATCGGTGGTTTAATCGGTTTTGTGGGGTTGGTTGTTCCTCACGGTGTACGTTTAATTGTGGGAACAGATAACCGTTTTGTTTTACCACTTTCAGCTTTAGCGGGTGCATGGTTATTGATGTTTGCAGATTTACTTTCTCGACTAGGTGCGGTAGAACTTCCTGTCGGTTCGGTGACGGCTTTGCTGGGTTCACCGTTGTTTATTTGGTTGCTTTATCGTCGTTCTGGTGATATTAACAAGTCTTAA
- a CDS encoding Spy/CpxP family protein refolding chaperone, translated as MNYKRMLSIFAMPAAVVAIAIMTTGCQLSSPNRASFPNNSPGNGINDNLSENDTNDNSSENGTNYRSSENGTNYRSSENDTNYRSSQRDINQYPEQMSELNLTDNQKAKIRRIRTQNEAKLVALLSPEQQEEFESANNSRDKLSMRRLRSLNLSADQKQEVNAIIRNQRKQIQAVLNTEQREMIKQRRRSSRENSSY; from the coding sequence ATGAACTACAAACGGATGTTGAGTATTTTTGCTATGCCTGCTGCGGTTGTAGCCATTGCTATTATGACTACAGGATGTCAATTATCTTCTCCCAATCGAGCTTCTTTTCCCAATAATTCTCCGGGAAATGGGATAAATGATAACTTATCGGAAAATGACACAAATGATAACTCATCTGAAAATGGCACAAATTATCGCTCATCTGAAAATGGCACAAATTATCGCTCATCTGAAAATGATACAAATTATCGCTCATCCCAAAGAGATATAAATCAATATCCAGAACAAATGTCAGAATTGAACTTAACTGACAATCAAAAAGCAAAAATAAGACGAATTAGAACACAAAATGAAGCGAAATTAGTTGCCCTTTTATCTCCTGAACAGCAAGAAGAATTTGAATCTGCTAATAATAGTCGTGATAAATTGTCAATGAGGAGACTGCGATCGCTAAATCTGTCAGCGGATCAAAAGCAGGAAGTTAATGCAATTATACGTAATCAACGGAAACAGATTCAAGCAGTTCTTAATACAGAACAGCGAGAAATGATAAAACAACGGCGTAGGTCTTCTAGAGAAAATTCATCCTACTAA
- a CDS encoding ABC transporter ATP-binding protein, whose protein sequence is MPLELKNVTGGYTVAPIIQDITLSLQTGEWLSLVGANGSGKSTLLKLISRILSPQQGIILLDGQEIHSQPPNIVAQKLALLPQQQTVPIGLTVHQLVSLGRTPHQPWWQWELSSEDRQKVEAAIQKTQLEKFSNRLIEELSGGERQRAFLALALAQEPKVLLLDEPTTYLDINYQLQLLELLKNLNHQHQLTIVTVLHELNLAARYSSRIALLKQGHIWELGTPEVVLTPNNIAQVFGVESIIINTPVGLQVCAISSVV, encoded by the coding sequence ATGCCTCTCGAATTAAAAAATGTCACAGGTGGTTATACTGTTGCACCAATCATTCAAGATATTACTCTTTCTTTGCAAACTGGAGAATGGTTAAGTTTAGTTGGTGCTAATGGTTCTGGTAAATCTACTTTACTCAAACTAATTAGTCGAATTCTTTCACCACAGCAGGGAATAATATTATTAGATGGGCAAGAAATTCACTCACAACCTCCCAATATAGTAGCTCAAAAATTGGCACTTTTACCCCAACAGCAAACAGTTCCTATCGGTTTAACAGTGCATCAATTAGTGAGTTTAGGAAGAACACCTCATCAACCTTGGTGGCAATGGGAATTAAGTTCTGAAGATAGACAAAAAGTTGAAGCAGCAATTCAAAAAACCCAATTGGAAAAATTTAGTAATCGCTTAATTGAAGAATTATCAGGTGGTGAGAGACAACGGGCTTTTCTAGCTTTAGCTTTAGCTCAAGAACCCAAAGTATTATTATTAGATGAACCAACTACGTATCTAGATATAAATTATCAATTGCAGTTATTAGAATTATTAAAAAATCTCAATCATCAACATCAATTAACTATCGTTACAGTTTTACATGAATTAAATTTAGCCGCGCGGTATAGTTCCCGCATTGCTTTATTAAAACAAGGTCATATTTGGGAACTTGGTACGCCGGAAGTAGTACTAACACCAAATAATATTGCTCAAGTTTTTGGTGTAGAATCTATAATTATTAATACACCTGTTGGGTTACAGGTTTGCGCTATTTCTTCTGTAGTTTAG
- a CDS encoding TIGR03643 family protein has product MKLPELEQATIDRIVEMAWEDRTPFDAIEIQFGLLEKQVIALMRREMKASSFRMWRERVTQRKTKHLKKRDFIAGTFKSDNQKT; this is encoded by the coding sequence ATGAAATTACCAGAACTTGAACAAGCCACAATAGACAGAATTGTAGAAATGGCATGGGAAGACAGAACCCCTTTTGATGCTATTGAGATTCAATTTGGGCTACTCGAAAAACAAGTGATTGCTTTAATGCGTAGGGAAATGAAAGCATCTAGTTTTAGAATGTGGAGAGAGCGTGTAACTCAGCGGAAGACTAAGCATTTAAAAAAGCGAGATTTTATCGCTGGAACTTTTAAATCTGATAATCAAAAAACTTAA
- a CDS encoding DUF362 domain-containing protein, producing MNTKLNFSVQVTDTNEFIYQPPTAAINAKRILVKPNLGYPVAPPVTVSMKVLAAVLQGLRSCNPHAEILIVEGVCSPVSLAEIASRNGLYSLLDAEMQLLDADELPLKEYPNLSPQPVRFKTMLAPAILEEVDCRISVGAFKRTYINDKPLISASLKNLYGLFPRSHYKARSPKSRGQLHRPSVPLILQDVYFTIGHLFNGAVVDGNLKFISADWKPDKGQSIKLGKVFAGEDMLTVDRVACQIGGEEIADYLDNIERFRG from the coding sequence ATGAATACTAAATTAAACTTTTCTGTTCAAGTCACAGATACCAATGAATTTATATATCAACCACCGACTGCGGCTATTAATGCTAAACGAATTTTAGTCAAACCTAATTTGGGTTATCCCGTTGCACCTCCTGTAACTGTCAGCATGAAAGTCTTGGCTGCGGTACTTCAAGGTTTACGTTCCTGTAATCCTCATGCAGAAATTTTAATTGTTGAAGGTGTATGTTCACCAGTTTCTTTAGCAGAAATAGCCAGTCGTAATGGTTTATATTCATTGCTAGATGCAGAAATGCAATTATTAGATGCAGATGAATTACCATTGAAAGAATATCCCAATCTTTCTCCTCAACCAGTTCGGTTTAAAACAATGCTGGCTCCTGCAATTTTAGAGGAAGTAGATTGTAGAATTTCTGTGGGTGCTTTCAAACGTACATATATTAATGACAAGCCTTTAATTTCAGCTTCTTTAAAAAACTTGTATGGTTTGTTTCCTCGCAGTCATTATAAAGCGAGAAGTCCAAAATCACGAGGACAATTACACCGTCCTTCTGTTCCTTTAATTTTACAGGATGTTTATTTCACTATTGGACATTTATTTAATGGTGCGGTTGTAGATGGTAATCTCAAGTTTATCAGTGCTGATTGGAAACCAGATAAAGGTCAATCTATAAAATTAGGTAAGGTATTTGCTGGTGAAGATATGCTGACAGTTGACCGTGTTGCTTGTCAAATTGGTGGAGAAGAAATAGCAGATTATTTGGATAATATTGAACGTTTTCGAGGTTAA